One Vespula pensylvanica isolate Volc-1 chromosome 1, ASM1446617v1, whole genome shotgun sequence genomic region harbors:
- the LOC122635344 gene encoding peptidyl-prolyl cis-trans isomerase FKBP4-like — MDIWESRDKTIKKEIIKKGIYSNKPIECCECQIIIQDVHITGMNVTDLKNQLQTEILDDTEKTIRIGEANSEIDRKIERGIQMMMIAEESLFTIYMSTLCKEGEQVIVTFNVILKYFKPFKTIWNWTPEEKYEIALKYKEVGVKLFKESRHIDAFHKFSKACKILITLEPIPDLELDKSLEKNINSLRIILYNNLAGCHMLNKNYEHIIKLCNKILEKDENNIKALYRRGVAYGKLRNVENAVPDLKKVITLEPHNAVAKEQFLIYNQKLQEANQKCKDMIKRMFKT; from the coding sequence ATGGATATTTGGGAATCTAGAGATAAgactataaaaaaagaaataattaaaaaaggcATTTATTCAAACAAACCTATAGAATGTTGTGAATGCCAGATTATAATACAAGATGTACATATTACTGGAATGAATGTTACGGATTTGAAAAATCAGCTTCAAACCGAAATTCTCGATGATACTGAAAAGACAATTAGGATAGGAGAAGCCAATTCTGAAATTGacagaaaaattgaaagaggaATACAGATGATGATGATCGCAGAGGAAAGTTTGTTTACCATATACATGTCTACACTATGTAAGGAAGGAGAACAAGTTATTGTTacttttaatgtaattttgaAGTATTTCAAGCCTTTTAAAACAATTTGGAATTGGACtccagaagaaaaatatgagattGCTTTAAAGTATAAAGAAGTTggtgtaaaattatttaaagaatcaAGACACATAGATGCATTTCATAAATTTAGCAAAGCTtgcaaaattttaataacactAGAACCAATACCTGATCTGGAATTGGAtaaatcgttagaaaaaaatatcaattcattgagaataattttatacaacaaTTTAGCTGGATGTCATATgcttaacaaaaattatgaacatataattaaattatgtaataaaattttagaaaaagatgaaaataacatTAAGGCTTTGTATAGACGTGGTGTAGCTTACGGTAAATTaagaaatgttgaaaatgCTGTTCCTGAtttgaaaaaagttattacTCTAGAGCCTCATAATGCTGTTGCAAAAGAACAATTTCTcatttataatcaaaaattgCAGGAAGCAAATCAGAAGTGTAAAGATATGATAAAGAGAATGtttaaaacttaa
- the LOC122629841 gene encoding UDP-glucose 6-dehydrogenase produces the protein MTIKKICGMGAGYVGGPTCSVIALKCPEIRVTVVDKSKERIAQWNSDKLPIYEPGLDDVVRKCRGENLFFSTDIETAIMEADLIFISVNTPTKMFGNGKGRAADLKYVESAARMIAEIATSDKIVVEKSTVPVRAAESIMNILRANHKPGVSYQILSNPEFLAEGTAIEDLVNADRVLIGGEDSPEGQAAIEELCKVYEHWIPRENILTTNTWSSELSKLAANAFLAQRISSINSLSAVCEATGADVSEVARAVGLDSRIGSKFLHASVGFGGSCFQKDILNLVYICECLNLPEVAAYWQQVIDMNEYQKSRFSAKVIESLFNTVTDKRIAMLGFAFKKNTGDTRESPAIHVAKTLLDEGAVLHIYDPKVEEIQIIEDLTHPSVTTNPKRVKDRISIYKDAYTATKDTHAIVLCTEWDEFMELDYKRIYTDMMKPAYIFDGRKILDHDALQRIGFIVQTIGKKLTRTAISRVWGSQTQM, from the exons atgacgataaaaaaaatttgcggGATGGGCGCCGGATACGTCGGTGGTCCAACATGCAGCGTGATCGCCCTGAAATGTCCCGAAATACGAGTAACCGTCGTTGATAAGAGTAAAGAACGAATAGCACAATGGAACTCTGATAAGTTACCAATTTATGAGCCAGGATTAGATGACGTGGTGCGTAAATGTCGCGgcgaaaatttattcttttctaccGATATCGAAACCGCCATTATGGAAGctgatttaatatttatctcggTAAATACACCGACAAAAATGTTCGGCAATGGAAAGGGAAGAGCGGCAGATTTGAAATACGTCGAGAGTGCTGCTAGAATGATCGCAGAAATTGCAACTAGTGATAAAATTGTTGTCGAAAAGAGCACAGTACCTGTAAGAGCTGCCGAGAGTATCATGAACATCCTTCGTGCTAATCACAAACCAGGTGTTTCGTATCag ATTTTGTCGAATCCAGAATTTTTAGCAGAAGGAACTGCTATCGAAGATTTGGTAAATGCTGATCGTGTATTGATCGGTGGTGAAGATTCACCAGAAGGACAAGCAGCTATCGAGGAATTGTGTAAAGTCTATGAGCATTGGATACcaagagagaatattttaacTACCAATACTTGGAGCTCGGAATTATCAAAGCTG GCAGCCAATGCTTTTCTGGCACAGCGCATATCGAGCATAAATTCTCTGTCGGCGGTGTGCGAGGCCACGGGTGCTGATGTGTCGGAGGTGGCACGAGCCGTTGGTCTTGATTCTAGGATAGGCTCCAAATTTCTTCATGCGTCGGTCGGCTTTGGTGGATCGTGTTTTCAAAAGGACATTCTAAATTTGGTGTACATTTGTGAATGTCTTAATTTGCCAGAAGTTGCTGCTTATTGGCAACAAGTCATAGACATGAACGAGTACCAAAAGTCACGATTCTCTGCAAAAGTAATCGAATCGTTATTTAATACTGTCACGGATAAACGGATCGCCATGTTAGGTTTtgctttcaaaaaaaataccGGTGATACTCGTGAGTCACCGGCCATTCACGTTGCCAAGACTCTACTCGACGAAGGTGCCGTCTTACACATCTACGATCCCAAG GTAGAAGAAATACAGATTATAGAGGATTTGACTCATCCGAGTGTAACGACTAATCCGAAACGAGTTAAAGATCGTATCAGTATTTACAAGGACGCTTATACCGCTACCAAAGATACTCATGCAATCGTTTTGTGCACGGAATGGGACGAGTTTATG GAACTCGAttacaaaagaatttatacCGACATGATGAAGCCAGCTTATATCTTTGATGGAAGGAAGATCCTCGATCACGACGCATTGCAGAGAATAGGATTTATTGTGCAAACCATCGGAAAGAAACTCACGAGAACCGCGATTTCGAGAGTGTGGGGAAGTCAAAcacaaatgtaa
- the LOC122635623 gene encoding HIG1 domain family member 1A, mitochondrial-like, with the protein MDSKGEITTYDESLSDRMLSHARKNPFLMAGFATLVAACAVGAYKFKQRGKMPISLYLLQFRVLAQSSVIGCITIGMAYHMFNEHVLQKGKKE; encoded by the exons ATGGAttcgaaaggagaaataacGACGTACGATGAATCTTTAAGTGATAGAATGCTGAGTCATGCCAGAAAAAATCCTTTTTTGATGGCTG gTTTTGCAACTTTGGTAGCAGCTTGTGCAGTAGGCgcttataaatttaaacaacGAGGAAAAATGCCGATATCTCTTTACCTCTTGCAATTTCGAGTTCTGGCACAAAGTTCAGTAATTGGTTGCATAACTATCGGAATGGCTTATCACATGTTCAATGAACATGTTTtacaaaaagggaaaaaagaatga